A single window of Halobacillus naozhouensis DNA harbors:
- a CDS encoding response regulator transcription factor has translation MIRILVVDDDTHLRKLVRVHLEQNGYNVLEAADGADASTKLENHTIDLTIVDLMMPNKDGFQLSKEIREVYDIPIIILTAKDSLFNKAKSYKAGTDDYMVKPFEEDELLFRVQAILRRFNRVSSQVIELNRTKLDKRSYEVKQGPKITILPLKEFELLYQLGSFPNRTFTREELIDKVWGLEFEGDDRTVDVHIKRLRQRFKDSADFSIKTVRGVGYKLEEA, from the coding sequence ATGATCAGAATACTAGTCGTTGATGATGATACTCATTTGCGGAAACTCGTACGTGTTCATCTAGAGCAGAACGGATACAACGTTCTTGAAGCAGCTGATGGAGCAGATGCTTCAACCAAGCTCGAAAACCATACGATAGATTTAACCATCGTGGATCTAATGATGCCGAATAAGGATGGCTTTCAACTGTCAAAAGAGATAAGAGAAGTTTATGATATTCCGATCATTATTTTAACAGCAAAGGACAGTCTGTTTAATAAGGCAAAAAGCTATAAAGCAGGTACGGATGATTATATGGTGAAGCCGTTTGAAGAGGATGAGCTGCTATTTCGTGTCCAAGCCATTCTTAGAAGGTTCAACCGTGTCAGTTCACAAGTGATTGAGTTGAATCGAACAAAGCTCGATAAGCGTTCATATGAGGTGAAACAGGGTCCAAAAATTACCATCCTTCCCTTAAAAGAGTTTGAACTACTGTACCAGCTCGGCAGCTTTCCGAACCGGACATTCACAAGAGAGGAACTCATAGACAAAGTTTGGGGATTAGAATTTGAAGGAGACGATCGAACTGTTGACGTTCATATTAAACGGTTACGCCAACGATTCAAAGATTCTGCCGACTTTTCGATCAAAACAGTGCGTGGGGTTGGATACAAGTTGGAGGAAGCATAA